The following are encoded together in the Platichthys flesus chromosome 9, fPlaFle2.1, whole genome shotgun sequence genome:
- the scinla gene encoding scinderin like a — protein MAHHKEFENAGKKPGLQVWRMEKMTLKPVPSELHGEFFTGDAYILLHTTSAPSYKIHSWIGSKASHDEKGAAAIFMIQLDGHLGGRAVQFTEFQDNESNEFMGYFKSGVKYKQGGIASGFQHVKEDIVKRLLHVKGRRMIRANEVDMSWDSFNKGDCFIIDLGETIYHWAGSDCNRFECLKATGVAIEIRDNERGGSPDIVYIEEGSEPEEVIELLGPKPNLPPATSDDSSADTKNKNVASLYLISDVTGSMKTTKVADKNPFKQDLLSNSDCYILDNAGDKTIYVWKGKEANPEERKGALDAANKFIKDKNYPKNTKVRVLPAGAETAMFKQFFFNWLDKYETTGPSKAYIIGKIAKVEQIPFDSATLHTNMVMAAIHKMVDDGSGDVKIWRVEKDQKIPVDPSTYGQFFGGDCYLVLYSYTAEGRKKHIIYTWQGRKCTPDELGASAFLTVALDDSMSGVATQVRVTQGREPPHLVSLFKNKPLVIHLGGTSRKGGQSKPASTRLFHIRLSSTKATRAVEVEPVASSLNTNDVFVLKVSDSVMLWVGKGGTKEELEAAKYVASLLGGTVTQVEETKEPGDFWAALGGKKEYQSSKTLQNPMRAPRLFGCSNKTGRLIAEEVPSGFTQLDLAPDDVMILDCWDQIFIWVGKEANETEKTESLKIAEGYLSSDPSGRQGIPITTIKQGEEPLSFKGWFHAWDTKLWDQDMLQSIQNSLKKD, from the exons ATGGCGCACCACAAAGAATTTGAGAATGCGGGCAAGAAGCCCGGTCTGCAGGTGTGGCGGATGGAGAAAATGACCCTGAAACCTGTGCCTTCTGAACTCCATGGGGAATTCTTTACCGGAGACGCTTACATTTTGCTGCACACCACCTCTGCTCCTTCTTACAAAATTCACTCATGGATTG GCAGCAAAGCATCTCATGATGAGAAAGGGGCAGCGGCCATCTTCATGATCCAGCTGGATGGTCACCTTGGAGGAAGGGCGGTGCAGTTCACTGAGTTTCAAGACAATGAGTCTAACGAGTTTATGGGCTACTTCAAGTCTGGTGTCAAATACAAG CAAGGAGGAATAGCTTCAGGCTTTCAACATGTAAAAGAGGATATTGTCAAGCGCCTGCTGCACGTTAAAGGGCGTCGTATGATCAGAGCCAATGAGGTGGATATGTCCTGGGACAGCTTCAACAAAGGAGACTGCTTCATCATTGACTTGGGAGAG ACGATTTACCACTGGGCCGGTAGTGATTGCAATCGCTTTGAGTGCCTGAAAGCCACTGGTGTGGCCATTGAGATACGTGACAATGAGCGAGGTGGCAGTCCTGATATTGTCTACATTGAGGAAGGAAGTGAGCCAGAAGAAGTCATTGAA cTGCTGGGACCAAAACCCAACCTCCCACCAGCAACCTCAGACGACTCATCTGCTGATACGAAGAACAAGAACGTGGCATCTCTCTATTTG ATTTCTGATGTTACTGGCTCCATGAAGACAACTAAAGTTGCTGATAAAAACCCTTTCAAACAAGACCTGCTCTCCAACAGTGATTGCTACATCTTAGACAATGCAGGCGACAAAACAATCTATGTCTGGAAAG GAAAGGAGGCGAACCCAGAGGAACGCAAGGGAGCACTTGACGCTGCCAACAAGTTCATCAAAGACAAAAATTACCCCAAAAATACTAAG GTCCGGGTACTGCCAGCTGGAGCCGAAACAGCCATGTTTAAGCAGTTCTTCTTCAATTGGCTGGACAAGTATGAGACTACAGGACCAAGTAAGGCCTACATCATTGGCAAAATCGCCAAGGTGGAGCAGATTCCATTCGATTCCGCCACACTCCACACCAACATGGTTATGGCTGCCATTCACAAAATGGTGGACGATGGTTCCGGGGATGTCAAG ATTTGGCGTGTGGAAAAAGATCAAAAAATACCCGTGGACCCATCCACATATGGACAGTTCTTTGGAGGTGACTGCTACCTGGTGCTGTACTCCTACACTGCGGAGGGCCGTAAGAAGCATATCATCTACACCTG GCAAGGGCGGAAGTGCACTCCTGATGAACTGGGTGCTTCAGCCTTTCTCACTGTCGCACTGGACGACTCCATGAGCGGGGTAGCTACACAG GTTCGCGTCACTCAGGGCCGAGAACCACCTCATCTCGTGAGCCTGTTTAAAAATAAGCCTTTGGTCATCCACCTTGGAGGGACGTCGCGTAAGGGTGGTCAGAGCAAGCCTGCCAGCACACGGCTCTTCCATATCCGCCTGAGCTCCACCAAAGCCACACGGGCTGTTGAG GTGGAGCCCGTCGCCTCTTCTCTGAACACCAATGACGTGTTTGTGCTGAAGGTATCCGACTCTGTGATGCTCTGGGTGGGGAAGGGCGGAACTAAAGAAGAGTTGGAGGCAGCCAAGTATGTCGCCAGCCTGCTCGGGGGGACTGTCACTCAGGTGGAAGAGACTAAGGAGCCAG GTGATTTCTGGGCTGCACTGGGTGGGAAGAAGGAGTACCAGAGCTCCAAGACCCTGCAGAACCCAATGAGGGCTCCACGATTGTTTGGTTGTTCTAACAAGACTGGCAGGCTCATA GCAGAGGAGGTGCCAAGTGGGTTCACACAGCTGGATCTGGctcctgatgatgtcatgattcTGGACTGCTGGGACCAG ATCTTCATCTGGGTCGGGAAGGAGGCCAATGAGACAGAGAAAACTGAATCGCTTAAAATCG CCGAAGGATATCTGAGTTCTGACCCCTCCGGCCGTCAAGGTATCCCCATCACCACCATTAAGCAGGGTGAGGAGCCTCTCTCCTTCAAAGGCTGGTTCCATGCCTGGGACACAAAGTTGTGGGACCAAGATATGTTGCAAAGCATTCAGAATAGTCTCAAAAAGGATTAG